One region of Streptomyces subrutilus genomic DNA includes:
- the pgl gene encoding 6-phosphogluconolactonase translates to MTTPQVVVHRDKELMAQATAARLITKIVDAQAARGTASVVLTGGRNGNGLLAALAAAPAKDAVDWSRLDLWWGDERYVPADDPERNHTQAREALLDSVPVDPARVHVMPASDGPYGADVDAAAASYAAELAAAAGPEDHGPVPTFDVLMLGVGPDTHVASLFPEHPATRETERTVVGVHGAPKPPPTRISLTLPAIRAAREVWLLAAGEDKAGAVSIALGGAGEVQAPAAAAHGRSRTLWLLDRAAAAHLPSGMYPPAS, encoded by the coding sequence ATGACGACTCCCCAGGTCGTCGTCCACCGGGACAAGGAGCTGATGGCCCAGGCCACGGCGGCCCGGCTCATCACGAAGATCGTGGACGCGCAGGCGGCCCGCGGCACGGCCTCGGTGGTCCTCACCGGCGGCCGCAACGGCAACGGCCTCCTGGCGGCGCTGGCCGCCGCCCCGGCCAAGGACGCGGTCGACTGGTCCCGCCTCGACCTGTGGTGGGGCGACGAGCGCTACGTCCCCGCCGACGACCCCGAGCGCAACCACACCCAGGCCCGCGAGGCCCTGCTGGACTCCGTGCCGGTGGACCCCGCCCGCGTGCACGTCATGCCCGCCTCGGACGGCCCGTACGGCGCCGACGTGGACGCGGCGGCCGCCTCGTACGCCGCCGAGCTGGCCGCGGCGGCCGGCCCGGAGGACCACGGCCCGGTCCCCACCTTCGACGTGCTCATGCTCGGCGTCGGCCCGGACACCCACGTGGCCTCGCTCTTCCCGGAGCACCCGGCGACCCGCGAGACCGAGCGCACGGTGGTCGGGGTGCACGGCGCCCCGAAGCCCCCGCCCACCCGGATCTCCCTCACGCTCCCGGCGATCCGCGCGGCCCGCGAGGTCTGGCTGCTGGCGGCGGGCGAGGACAAGGCCGGTGCCGTGTCCATCGCACTGGGCGGCGCCGGCGAGGTCCAGGCCCCGGCGGCGGCCGCCCACGGCCGTTCCCGCACCCTGTGGCTGCTGGACCGCGCGGCCGCCGCGCACCTGCCGTCCGGGATGTACCCGCCCGCCTCCTGA
- a CDS encoding RNA polymerase-binding protein RbpA, whose amino-acid sequence MGEAERGESAPRLRISFWCSNGHETQPSFASDAQVPDTWDCPRCGFPAGQDRDNPPAPPRTEPYKTHLAYVRERRTDADGEAILAEALAKLRGEI is encoded by the coding sequence ATGGGTGAGGCCGAGCGCGGCGAGTCCGCGCCCCGCCTGCGCATCTCCTTCTGGTGCTCGAACGGGCACGAGACGCAGCCGAGCTTCGCCAGCGACGCACAGGTGCCGGACACCTGGGACTGCCCGCGCTGCGGGTTCCCGGCCGGCCAGGACCGGGACAACCCGCCCGCGCCGCCGCGCACCGAGCCGTACAAGACGCACCTGGCGTACGTACGGGAGCGGCGCACGGACGCCGACGGCGAGGCGATCCTCGCCGAGGCCCTCGCCAAGCTCCGCGGCGAGATCTGA
- the secG gene encoding preprotein translocase subunit SecG has translation MGFSIALIVFSALLMLLVLMHKGKGGGLSDMFGGGMQSSVGGSSVAERNLDRITVVVGLLWFACIVALGLMMKSSS, from the coding sequence ATGGGGTTCTCGATCGCCCTGATCGTCTTCAGCGCCCTGCTGATGCTCCTCGTGCTGATGCACAAGGGCAAGGGCGGCGGCCTTTCCGACATGTTCGGCGGCGGCATGCAGTCGTCGGTCGGCGGTTCCTCCGTCGCGGAGCGGAACCTGGACCGCATCACCGTCGTGGTCGGACTGCTGTGGTTCGCCTGCATCGTCGCGCTCGGCCTCATGATGAAGTCGAGCAGCTGA
- the pgi gene encoding glucose-6-phosphate isomerase gives MNADSRTKLNRMPEWLALGKHREEFGQTHLRELFEENPGRGTGYTLRVGDLHIDYSKHLVTDETLTLLRELAAATGVAELREAMFRGEKINTTEDRAVLHTALRAPADAVVEVDGENVVPGVHAVLDKMADFSGRVRSGEWTGSTGRRIRNVVNIGIGGSDLGPAMAYEALRAFTDRGLTVRFVSNVDGADLHEAVRGLDPAETLFIIASKTFTTIETITNATSAREWLLAGLGGDQAAVARHFVALSTNAEKVTEFGIDPANMFEFWDWVGGRYSFDSAIGLSLMIAIGPDAFREMLGGFHAMDRHFRTAPPEENAPLLLGLLGVWYGGFFDAQAHAVLPYSHYLSRFTAYLQQLDMESNGKSVDREGNPVEWQTGPVVWGTPGTNGQHAYYQLIHQGTKLIPADFIGFARPVAELEPSFAAQHDLLMANFFAQTQALAFGKTAQEVRAEGAPASLVPHKTFQGNHPTTTILAPELTPAVLGQLIALYEHKVFVQGAVWNIDSFDQWGVELGKVLAKRVEPALTEGADVPGLDASTKALVAAYRELRGRG, from the coding sequence ATGAACGCAGACAGCCGTACGAAGCTCAACCGGATGCCGGAGTGGCTGGCCCTCGGCAAGCACCGGGAGGAGTTCGGGCAGACGCATCTGCGGGAGCTGTTCGAGGAGAATCCAGGTCGGGGCACCGGCTACACCCTGCGGGTCGGGGACCTGCACATCGACTACTCGAAGCACCTCGTGACCGACGAGACGCTGACGCTGCTGCGCGAACTGGCCGCGGCGACGGGCGTGGCCGAGCTGCGCGAGGCGATGTTCCGCGGCGAGAAGATCAACACCACCGAGGACCGGGCGGTCCTGCACACCGCCCTGCGCGCGCCCGCGGACGCCGTCGTCGAGGTCGACGGCGAGAACGTCGTCCCCGGGGTGCACGCAGTCCTGGACAAGATGGCGGACTTCTCCGGCCGGGTCAGGTCGGGGGAGTGGACCGGCTCCACCGGACGGCGCATCAGGAACGTCGTCAACATCGGCATCGGCGGCTCCGACCTCGGTCCCGCGATGGCGTACGAGGCCCTGCGGGCCTTCACCGACCGCGGTCTGACGGTGCGCTTCGTATCCAACGTGGACGGCGCCGACCTGCACGAGGCCGTGCGCGGCCTGGACCCGGCCGAGACGCTGTTCATCATCGCCTCCAAGACCTTCACCACCATCGAGACCATCACCAACGCCACTTCGGCGCGCGAGTGGCTGCTGGCGGGGCTGGGCGGCGACCAGGCGGCCGTCGCACGGCACTTCGTGGCGCTGTCGACCAACGCCGAGAAGGTCACGGAGTTCGGCATCGATCCGGCCAACATGTTCGAGTTCTGGGACTGGGTCGGCGGCCGCTACTCCTTCGACTCGGCCATCGGCCTCTCGCTGATGATCGCGATCGGCCCGGACGCCTTCCGGGAGATGCTCGGCGGCTTCCACGCCATGGACCGGCACTTCCGCACCGCGCCGCCGGAGGAGAACGCCCCGCTGCTGCTGGGGCTGTTGGGCGTCTGGTACGGGGGGTTCTTCGACGCGCAGGCGCACGCGGTGCTCCCGTACAGCCACTACCTCTCCCGGTTCACCGCCTACTTGCAGCAGCTGGACATGGAGTCCAACGGCAAGTCGGTGGACCGCGAGGGCAATCCGGTGGAGTGGCAGACCGGCCCGGTGGTGTGGGGCACGCCCGGCACCAACGGGCAGCACGCCTACTATCAGCTCATCCACCAGGGCACGAAGCTGATCCCCGCGGACTTCATCGGCTTCGCGCGCCCGGTGGCGGAGCTGGAGCCCTCCTTCGCGGCCCAGCACGACCTGCTGATGGCGAACTTCTTCGCGCAGACCCAGGCGCTGGCCTTCGGCAAGACGGCGCAGGAGGTGCGGGCGGAGGGCGCTCCCGCATCGCTGGTCCCGCACAAGACGTTCCAGGGCAACCACCCGACGACCACCATCCTGGCGCCCGAGCTGACCCCGGCGGTGCTCGGACAGCTGATCGCCCTGTACGAGCACAAGGTGTTCGTACAGGGCGCGGTGTGGAACATCGACTCCTTCGACCAGTGGGGCGTGGAGCTCGGCAAGGTCCTCGCGAAGCGGGTCGAGCCGGCCCTCACCGAGGGCGCGGACGTGCCGGGGCTGGACGCCTCCACGAAGGCACTGGTGGCCGCCTACCGCGAGCTGCGCGGGCGCGGCTGA
- a CDS encoding phosphoglycerate kinase, whose protein sequence is MKTIDELLAEGVKGKRVFVRADLNVPLAQGSITDDGRIRAVQPTIAKLAGAGARVIVASHLGRPKGAPDPAFSLAPAAKRLGELLGADVAFATDTVGASAKEIVAALTDGQVAVIENLRFNPGETAKDDAERGAFADRLAELADVYVGDGFGAVHRKHASVFDLPARLPHAAGYLIATEVGVLKKLTDEVKRPYVVVLGGAKVSDKLAVIDQLLGKADRILIGGGMAYTFLKALGHEVGISLLQEDQIPKVTEYMQRAKDTGVELVLPVDVLVSKDFPDLKGKTPAVFDTVDADGIPADKEGLDIGPKTRELYASKIADAGTVFWNGPVGVFEHPDYAGGTTAIAQALVDSSAFTVVGGGDSAAAVRILGFDENAFGHISTGGGASLEYLEGKTLPGLAALEG, encoded by the coding sequence ATGAAGACGATCGACGAACTGCTCGCCGAGGGCGTCAAGGGCAAGCGGGTCTTCGTCCGCGCCGACCTTAACGTCCCGCTGGCCCAGGGCAGCATCACCGACGACGGCCGCATCCGCGCCGTCCAGCCCACCATCGCGAAGCTCGCCGGCGCCGGCGCCCGCGTCATCGTGGCCTCGCACCTGGGCCGCCCCAAGGGCGCCCCGGACCCGGCCTTCTCGCTCGCCCCGGCCGCCAAGCGCCTGGGCGAACTGCTCGGTGCGGACGTCGCGTTCGCCACCGACACGGTCGGCGCCTCCGCCAAGGAGATCGTCGCGGCCCTCACCGACGGACAGGTGGCCGTCATCGAGAACCTGCGCTTCAACCCCGGTGAGACCGCGAAGGACGACGCCGAGCGCGGCGCGTTCGCCGACCGGCTCGCGGAGCTGGCCGACGTCTACGTCGGCGACGGCTTCGGCGCCGTCCACCGCAAGCACGCCTCGGTCTTCGACCTCCCCGCGCGCCTCCCGCACGCGGCCGGCTACCTCATCGCCACCGAGGTCGGCGTCCTGAAGAAGCTGACCGACGAGGTCAAGCGCCCCTACGTCGTGGTCCTCGGCGGCGCCAAGGTCTCCGACAAGCTCGCCGTCATCGACCAGCTGCTCGGCAAGGCCGACCGCATCCTCATCGGCGGCGGCATGGCCTACACCTTCCTCAAGGCCCTCGGCCACGAGGTCGGCATCTCCCTCCTGCAGGAGGACCAGATCCCCAAGGTGACGGAGTACATGCAGCGCGCGAAGGACACCGGCGTCGAGCTGGTCCTCCCGGTCGACGTGCTGGTCTCCAAGGACTTCCCCGACCTCAAGGGCAAGACCCCGGCCGTCTTCGACACGGTCGACGCGGACGGCATCCCTGCCGACAAGGAGGGCCTGGACATCGGCCCCAAGACGCGCGAGCTCTACGCGTCCAAGATCGCCGATGCCGGGACCGTGTTCTGGAACGGCCCGGTCGGCGTCTTCGAGCACCCGGACTACGCGGGCGGTACCACCGCCATCGCGCAGGCCCTCGTCGACAGCAGCGCCTTCACCGTGGTCGGCGGTGGCGACAGTGCCGCCGCGGTCCGCATCCTGGGCTTCGACGAGAATGCCTTCGGCCACATTTCCACCGGTGGCGGCGCCTCCCTCGAATACCTCGAGGGCAAGACGCTCCCCGGTCTCGCCGCCCTGGAGGGCTGA
- the opcA gene encoding glucose-6-phosphate dehydrogenase assembly protein OpcA: protein MKIDLTETNSSKINAALVKARRDIGTPAIGMVLTLVIVTDEENAYDALKSANDASHEHPSRIVVVIKRVSRSPRSRQGARLDAEIRVGADSGTGETVVLRLHGELVDHAQSVVLPLLLPDAPVVVWWPDGAPADLAGDPLGALGQRRITDTYSCEDPIGALGARAAAYSPGDTDLSWTRVTPWRSMLAAALDQQVLSVASATVEGESDNPSCELLAMWLADRLQVPVRRMPSGGPGLTAVRLETKDGAIVLDRADGALATLCMPGQPDRSVALKRRDTAELLAEELRRLDPDNTYEASLKFGVAKLDSSAPPAEAPAAEAEAPAKPEAPAKAEPKRTAKPTKKAAAK, encoded by the coding sequence ATGAAGATCGACCTCACGGAGACCAACTCCAGCAAGATCAATGCCGCACTGGTCAAGGCACGCCGGGACATCGGCACGCCGGCCATCGGCATGGTCCTCACGCTGGTGATCGTGACCGACGAGGAGAACGCGTACGACGCGCTCAAGTCGGCGAACGACGCGTCCCACGAGCACCCCTCGCGGATCGTCGTCGTCATCAAGCGGGTCAGCCGCTCGCCGCGCAGCCGCCAGGGCGCCCGACTCGACGCGGAGATCCGCGTCGGCGCGGACTCCGGCACCGGTGAGACGGTCGTGCTCCGCCTGCACGGCGAGCTGGTCGACCACGCCCAGTCGGTGGTTCTCCCCCTGCTGCTGCCGGACGCCCCCGTGGTCGTCTGGTGGCCGGACGGCGCTCCCGCGGATCTCGCGGGCGACCCGCTCGGTGCGCTGGGACAGCGCCGGATCACGGACACGTACTCCTGCGAGGACCCGATCGGGGCGCTCGGCGCCCGGGCCGCGGCCTACTCGCCCGGGGACACGGACCTCTCGTGGACCCGGGTCACCCCGTGGCGCTCGATGCTGGCGGCCGCACTGGACCAGCAGGTCCTGTCGGTCGCCTCGGCGACCGTCGAGGGCGAGTCGGACAACCCGAGCTGCGAGCTGCTGGCCATGTGGCTGGCCGACCGGCTCCAGGTCCCCGTACGGCGCATGCCGTCGGGGGGTCCGGGCCTGACGGCCGTACGTCTGGAGACCAAGGACGGCGCGATCGTCCTGGACCGGGCGGACGGGGCGCTGGCCACGCTGTGCATGCCGGGGCAGCCCGACCGTTCGGTGGCGCTCAAGCGCCGCGACACGGCCGAACTCCTGGCGGAGGAGCTGCGCCGGCTGGACCCGGACAACACGTACGAGGCCTCGCTGAAGTTCGGCGTGGCGAAGCTGGACTCGTCGGCTCCCCCGGCCGAGGCCCCGGCGGCCGAGGCCGAAGCCCCGGCCAAGCCCGAGGCCCCCGCCAAGGCGGAACCGAAGCGGACGGCCAAGCCGACGAAGAAGGCCGCGGCCAAGTAA
- the tpiA gene encoding triose-phosphate isomerase has protein sequence MTAVENGRTPLMAGNWKMNLNHLEAIAHVQKLAFALADKDYDAVEVAVLPPFVDLRSVQTLVDGDKLKIKYGAQDLSAQDSGAYTGEISGSMLAKLKCSYVAVGHSERRQYHGEGDELCNAKVKAAYRHGITPILCVGEGLDIRKAGQQVPYTLAQVDGGLKDVPAEQVESIVIAYEPVWAIGTGEVATPEDAQEVCGAIRGRLAELYSQELADKVRIQYGGSVKSGNIAAIMAQPDVDGALIGGAALDADEFVKIVRFRDQ, from the coding sequence ATGACCGCAGTCGAAAACGGCCGTACCCCGCTGATGGCGGGCAACTGGAAGATGAACCTCAACCACCTCGAGGCCATCGCCCACGTCCAGAAGCTCGCCTTCGCACTCGCCGACAAGGACTACGACGCCGTCGAGGTGGCGGTCCTGCCGCCCTTCGTCGACCTCCGCTCGGTCCAGACCCTGGTCGACGGCGACAAGCTGAAGATCAAGTACGGCGCCCAGGACCTCTCCGCGCAGGACTCCGGCGCCTACACCGGCGAGATCTCCGGGTCGATGCTGGCGAAGCTGAAGTGCTCCTACGTGGCCGTCGGCCACAGCGAGCGCCGCCAGTACCACGGCGAGGGCGACGAGCTCTGCAACGCCAAGGTGAAGGCCGCCTACCGGCACGGGATCACCCCGATCCTCTGCGTCGGCGAGGGCCTGGACATCCGCAAGGCCGGCCAGCAGGTCCCGTACACGCTGGCCCAGGTCGACGGCGGCCTCAAGGACGTCCCCGCCGAGCAGGTCGAGTCCATCGTGATCGCCTACGAGCCCGTCTGGGCCATCGGCACCGGCGAGGTCGCCACCCCCGAGGACGCCCAGGAGGTCTGCGGGGCGATCCGCGGCCGTCTCGCGGAGCTGTACTCGCAGGAGCTGGCCGACAAGGTCCGCATCCAGTACGGCGGCTCGGTGAAGTCCGGGAACATCGCGGCGATCATGGCCCAGCCCGACGTCGACGGCGCCCTGATCGGCGGCGCGGCGCTGGACGCGGACGAGTTCGTCAAGATCGTCCGCTTCCGCGACCAGTAG